In Candidatus Wallbacteria bacterium, a single genomic region encodes these proteins:
- a CDS encoding protein kinase, whose amino-acid sequence MADKNKKNLQDKTLIEDRTILESDRTLAGKTGDPGHKLSSFRDYSVLELLPAAGSEADIYKAAKNGEVRILKLYRFGNNPNLEALKKIHEISGKFPADVVRIFESDFDEELKRYYEIIEYLPLGSLRELFDMLRGNDRLLIDVIRCFNNGLRLLHSNNLLHLDLKPSNVMLRTLDPLKLVFTDYGVSSVIDDEISRKMTVNLKGTPIYWSPEAFTQIVGRESDFWSLGMIVLEILLGRHPLQGQDMRVIMYTLATKGIDVDQSLPDRYQLLLKGLLTRNPRKRWGYDQVARWLAGDSEIPVFFDFCQEIKGLQKPFGFREADYHSLEELLHAFVHDEDSWETAKIIIGHGYLEDWLKRNGEFDKCVIIEKLRKLSRNDLDFLLLKLTLTFLRGTGFVVFGKLISFQSVYQITTRALEGKCTPGETNVIKSVISGALLTYYTDYLTSIQRDPEGDEFCLLLRVMKFNVPKMLFEDSLNSLLEIFEFWWKPQEFIFPGNCGIKEKIAMLKNHGELLLRKTELEALSEKYYLPLEIMENLGASQPDVVVDYLRILQKLRQDDSLIEKAKIKESVFSVKKYVEIGKFRKNKIDLFLLSRLPLLSQHLFAVRFKTYEFKMLREYLEILKGCDLEWTRADKEAIDDLAESMEPRSYQTRKYFFACLNGLVFGWVFAMFGILYLDFLAGIKYYIPNPSSSSGMLVLGLGFLVGIVRSFEEPEGERLNEFVRWFLASSLVLFAFFLLMCRLIPWSGPYGAAAVGFLLGSFFYFIVSEYYTEIRVSRIYDKYLYRILAVRNQTTREVKNEIGKSA is encoded by the coding sequence ATGGCTGACAAGAATAAAAAAAACCTTCAAGACAAGACGCTGATCGAGGATCGCACTATCCTGGAATCAGACCGTACACTGGCCGGAAAAACTGGCGATCCCGGGCACAAACTGTCCAGTTTCAGGGATTATTCAGTGCTGGAGCTGCTGCCTGCCGCGGGATCAGAAGCAGACATCTACAAAGCGGCAAAAAACGGTGAAGTCAGAATTCTGAAGCTATACAGATTCGGAAACAATCCCAATCTGGAAGCTTTGAAGAAGATCCACGAAATCAGCGGCAAATTTCCAGCTGATGTGGTCAGGATCTTCGAATCGGATTTCGACGAGGAATTGAAGCGTTACTATGAAATCATCGAATATCTCCCGCTTGGATCACTGAGAGAACTTTTTGACATGCTGCGGGGTAACGACCGCCTTCTGATTGATGTGATCCGCTGCTTCAACAATGGACTCAGGCTGCTGCACTCCAATAATCTGCTGCACCTGGACCTGAAACCTTCCAACGTGATGCTGCGGACTCTGGACCCCTTGAAACTTGTTTTCACAGATTACGGAGTTTCTTCCGTGATTGATGATGAAATCTCCAGAAAAATGACGGTCAACCTGAAAGGCACTCCCATTTACTGGTCCCCGGAAGCTTTCACTCAGATCGTAGGCCGCGAGTCAGACTTCTGGTCTCTGGGCATGATTGTGCTGGAAATCCTGCTCGGCAGGCATCCCCTGCAGGGGCAGGATATGCGGGTAATCATGTATACTCTTGCCACCAAGGGGATCGATGTGGATCAGTCTCTCCCTGACAGATATCAGCTGCTTCTGAAAGGGCTTTTAACTCGAAATCCCAGAAAGCGCTGGGGCTATGATCAGGTAGCCCGCTGGCTGGCCGGGGATTCGGAAATCCCGGTCTTTTTCGATTTCTGCCAGGAAATCAAGGGCCTTCAAAAACCTTTCGGTTTCAGAGAAGCTGACTACCATTCCCTGGAGGAACTGCTGCATGCCTTTGTGCATGACGAAGACTCCTGGGAGACGGCTAAGATCATCATCGGACACGGATATCTCGAAGACTGGCTGAAGCGGAACGGCGAGTTCGACAAATGCGTAATCATCGAAAAGCTGAGAAAACTTTCCAGGAATGACCTGGATTTCCTGCTTCTGAAACTGACCCTCACTTTTTTGCGTGGCACTGGATTTGTAGTTTTCGGTAAATTGATCAGTTTCCAGAGCGTTTATCAGATTACCACCAGGGCTTTAGAAGGCAAGTGCACTCCAGGCGAAACCAATGTGATCAAATCTGTGATTTCAGGAGCGCTGCTGACTTATTATACTGATTACCTGACTTCGATCCAGCGTGACCCTGAAGGGGACGAGTTCTGCCTGCTGCTGCGGGTGATGAAATTCAATGTTCCCAAGATGCTGTTTGAAGACAGCCTGAACAGTCTGCTGGAGATCTTTGAATTCTGGTGGAAACCCCAGGAGTTCATATTTCCTGGAAACTGCGGAATCAAGGAAAAGATCGCCATGTTGAAAAACCACGGCGAACTTCTTCTGCGCAAGACCGAGCTCGAGGCCCTGTCTGAGAAGTACTATCTGCCGCTCGAAATCATGGAAAACCTGGGGGCCAGTCAGCCGGATGTGGTGGTGGATTATTTACGAATCCTGCAGAAGCTGCGCCAGGATGACTCGCTGATCGAAAAAGCTAAAATCAAGGAATCAGTGTTTTCTGTCAAGAAATATGTGGAAATCGGCAAGTTCCGGAAGAACAAGATCGACCTGTTTCTGCTGAGCAGGCTCCCGCTCCTCTCACAGCATTTATTCGCAGTCAGATTCAAGACTTACGAATTCAAGATGCTCAGGGAGTATCTCGAGATCCTGAAAGGCTGCGATCTGGAATGGACCAGAGCGGACAAGGAAGCCATCGACGACCTGGCCGAGAGCATGGAACCAAGGTCTTATCAGACCAGGAAGTATTTTTTCGCCTGCCTGAACGGACTGGTCTTCGGCTGGGTCTTCGCCATGTTCGGCATTCTCTACCTGGATTTTCTGGCAGGAATTAAATACTATATTCCTAATCCCAGTTCCTCTTCCGGGATGCTGGTGCTGGGGTTGGGATTTCTGGTGGGGATTGTCCGCAGTTTTGAGGAACCGGAAGGGGAAAGGCTCAACGAATTTGTGAGATGGTTTCTGGCAAGTTCGCTGGTGCTGTTCGCTTTTTTCCTGTTGATGTGCAGGCTGATTCCATGGAGCGGACCCTATGGAGCAGCTGCAGTCGGGTTCCTGCTCGGCAGCTTTTTTTATTTTATTGTGAGCGAGTATTACACAGAGATCCGGGTCAGCAGGATTTACGACAAATACCTCTACCGGATACTTGCGGTCAGAAATCAAACAACAAGGGAAGTGAAAAATGAAATTGGAAAATCTGCCTAA
- a CDS encoding AAA family ATPase has product MKLENLPKWAREIVRFLSIRPQFALWGNIYDIYPFEKDGRIVTFKITDYLREILKSEGFDLILEYEPLYGFSMLDGDPEVFKKIMEGKVEQKVSEHNPRTAQGIGMAATAVMAPVLAVGAAAIKGTDWLISRNKPLLCSLSKGYDIIEKLTHNDLAYVAVILKYVSRLSDICSPVDQSEFYYRLFRLLHNSSPKMIGGSRYPKFNTTIFVMDKENDIPAWFTIGNPKMKVISIPKPDNQLRKAIVQNVAKNLGGFETIEEVKRKDYLSLFVDQTNELYASEIISIVNLAKKENISFADIGDAIKRYKLGIIENPWSKLDPVKINDSESILMKRVKGQPRALRKAADIIKRSVYNLSGSQYSKFSQKPKGVMFLAGPTGVGKTELAKSLAELIFGSETSYVRFDMSEFSREHTDQRMIGAPPGYVGYEVGGELTNAVKQNPFAVLLFDEIEKAHPKILDIFLQLLDDGRLSSGRGETVYFSECLIIFTSNLGVYEIGPSGEKIQRIKPEMGYEQIEQNVRNAIEDYFKFTIQRPEILNRIGENVVIFDYIRKEVAGQIFEKMLSNVVGKLTETFRIDIRMEPEFKEKLRSVCCENLAMGGRGIGNKVEEILVNPISRSLFQLSAKEGEIYTLTDIEKENGSWQLKMKKVA; this is encoded by the coding sequence ATGAAATTGGAAAATCTGCCTAAATGGGCTAGAGAGATTGTCAGATTCCTTTCGATCAGACCCCAGTTCGCACTCTGGGGAAACATCTATGACATCTACCCTTTTGAAAAGGACGGACGGATCGTCACCTTTAAAATAACTGATTATCTGAGGGAAATTTTAAAAAGCGAGGGCTTTGACCTGATCCTGGAATATGAACCTCTTTATGGATTCTCAATGCTTGACGGAGATCCTGAAGTATTCAAAAAAATCATGGAAGGCAAAGTAGAACAGAAAGTATCTGAACACAATCCGCGAACTGCTCAGGGCATCGGCATGGCAGCGACTGCTGTGATGGCTCCAGTACTTGCCGTGGGTGCTGCGGCGATCAAGGGCACTGACTGGCTGATCTCCAGGAATAAACCCCTGCTCTGCTCCCTGTCCAAAGGATATGACATCATTGAGAAACTTACCCACAACGACCTGGCATATGTGGCTGTGATCCTTAAATATGTTTCAAGGCTTTCCGACATCTGCAGCCCTGTTGATCAAAGCGAGTTTTACTACCGGCTGTTCCGACTGCTGCACAATTCCAGCCCTAAGATGATCGGTGGCTCCCGCTATCCAAAATTCAATACCACGATCTTCGTGATGGACAAGGAAAACGACATCCCTGCCTGGTTCACGATCGGGAACCCTAAAATGAAAGTGATCTCGATCCCCAAGCCGGACAATCAACTCCGGAAGGCCATCGTGCAGAACGTGGCTAAGAATCTGGGCGGATTTGAAACGATCGAGGAAGTCAAACGAAAAGATTACCTCTCTTTGTTCGTGGATCAGACAAACGAGCTCTATGCCAGCGAAATAATTTCCATCGTCAACCTTGCCAAAAAAGAGAACATCTCCTTTGCAGATATCGGGGACGCAATCAAGCGCTATAAGCTCGGCATCATAGAAAATCCCTGGTCAAAACTTGATCCTGTTAAGATCAATGACTCTGAATCCATTCTGATGAAAAGGGTCAAAGGTCAACCCAGGGCTCTGCGCAAGGCTGCTGACATCATCAAACGTTCGGTCTACAATCTTTCCGGTTCTCAGTACTCCAAATTCTCCCAGAAACCGAAAGGTGTGATGTTCCTCGCCGGACCCACAGGAGTAGGAAAGACGGAGCTTGCCAAATCTTTGGCTGAACTGATCTTCGGTTCTGAGACCAGTTATGTGCGTTTCGACATGAGCGAATTCTCCAGGGAGCACACTGACCAGAGAATGATCGGAGCACCTCCCGGTTATGTCGGTTACGAAGTCGGAGGAGAGCTGACCAATGCAGTCAAGCAGAATCCGTTTGCAGTCCTGCTGTTCGACGAAATCGAAAAGGCACACCCTAAGATCCTGGATATATTTCTCCAGCTTCTCGATGATGGCAGGCTCTCTTCCGGCCGGGGTGAAACTGTTTATTTCTCTGAATGTCTAATCATTTTCACCTCTAATCTTGGAGTTTATGAAATCGGGCCTTCAGGCGAAAAAATCCAGCGGATCAAGCCTGAGATGGGTTATGAGCAGATCGAGCAGAATGTGCGCAACGCCATTGAGGATTATTTCAAGTTCACGATCCAGAGGCCTGAAATTTTGAACAGGATCGGCGAAAATGTGGTGATTTTCGATTATATCAGGAAAGAAGTGGCAGGACAGATCTTCGAAAAAATGCTTTCCAATGTGGTGGGAAAGCTTACTGAAACCTTCAGGATCGATATCAGAATGGAGCCTGAATTCAAGGAGAAATTGAGAAGCGTCTGCTGTGAAAATCTGGCCATGGGCGGGCGCGGCATAGGCAACAAAGTGGAGGAGATCCTGGTGAATCCGATTTCACGTTCATTGTTCCAGCTTTCAGCCAAAGAAGGGGAGATTTACACACTGACGGATATTGAAAAGGAAAACGGCTCATGGCAGCTGAAAATGAAAAAAGTGGCCTGA
- a CDS encoding 4Fe-4S single cluster domain-containing protein: protein MAAENEKSGLINLIHFPVLTLGIGKRIGIWFQGCSIHCPDCIARHTWDFSEEYRIEISEVIVSVRKYAADSPEGITISGGEPFDQPEALHGLLEGCRNEGFEDIMVYSGYEFSRLQKLYKKTVSLITTLIDGRFVSGDATRSVWKGSENQKMHIITRKKGLRERYLAFRESETGKRSLQIVENSGKIFVVGIPDQKDAEVIKHGLV, encoded by the coding sequence ATGGCAGCTGAAAATGAAAAAAGTGGCCTGATCAATCTGATCCATTTCCCTGTGCTGACCCTTGGAATCGGGAAACGCATCGGGATCTGGTTTCAGGGCTGCTCAATCCACTGCCCTGACTGCATCGCGCGGCACACCTGGGATTTTTCCGAGGAGTACCGGATTGAGATATCTGAAGTGATTGTGTCTGTCAGGAAATACGCTGCCGATTCTCCAGAAGGGATCACGATTTCCGGAGGCGAACCTTTTGATCAGCCTGAAGCTCTGCATGGACTGCTTGAAGGTTGCAGAAATGAAGGATTTGAAGATATCATGGTTTATTCAGGATATGAATTTTCGCGGTTGCAAAAACTTTATAAAAAGACTGTTTCTCTGATCACGACTCTGATTGACGGCAGATTCGTGTCAGGAGACGCTACCAGGAGTGTCTGGAAAGGGTCTGAAAACCAGAAAATGCATATTATTACCCGGAAAAAGGGACTGCGTGAGAGATATCTGGCCTTCCGTGAAAGTGAAACAGGGAAGAGATCTTTGCAGATTGTGGAAAACAGTGGAAAAATATTTGTGGTCGGGATTCCTGACCAGAAAGACGCTGAGGTGATCAAACATGGGCTTGTTTAA
- a CDS encoding PDDEXK nuclease domain-containing protein translates to MSSKTTSYSELFSQIRKLILSARKAVSRNVDTIQVLTCFEIGRRIVEHEQQGLKRAEYGKQILKDLSKRLTDEFGKGFSEDNLTNMRKFYLAYREQKQISETPSRKLATLKDTPETHAQLTLSWSHYVFLIGVKDENARRFYEIETAQQDWSLRELKRQFDSGLYERLALSRDKAAIMKLAQEGQTVSNPKDLLKEPYVLEFLGLDEKSKYSETDLESAIIDKLEHFLLELGKGFLFEARQKRFTFDEDHFFVDLVFYNRLLHCYVLIDLKIGKLTHQNIGQMQMYVNYFDRFVKSEDENPTVGIILCKKKHDALVEITLPVNANIFASEYQLYLPTKEELKQKLMDWAEE, encoded by the coding sequence ATGAGTTCTAAAACAACTTCCTACAGCGAGCTGTTTTCGCAGATCAGAAAACTGATTCTTTCTGCTCGTAAAGCAGTAAGCCGTAATGTAGATACGATCCAGGTTCTGACTTGTTTTGAAATTGGCCGTAGGATTGTGGAACATGAGCAGCAGGGGCTTAAACGTGCAGAATACGGCAAACAAATACTCAAGGATCTCTCTAAACGCTTGACTGATGAGTTCGGCAAAGGTTTTTCTGAGGATAACCTTACTAATATGCGTAAATTTTATCTTGCCTATCGTGAACAAAAACAGATTTCCGAGACACCGTCTAGGAAATTGGCAACGCTAAAAGATACGCCGGAAACACATGCACAGCTCACTCTCAGCTGGTCCCATTATGTTTTCTTGATTGGTGTTAAAGATGAAAATGCCCGCAGATTTTATGAAATAGAAACCGCGCAGCAGGACTGGTCATTGCGTGAACTCAAACGACAGTTTGATTCCGGCTTGTATGAACGACTGGCGCTCAGTCGTGATAAGGCAGCAATCATGAAGCTGGCACAGGAAGGGCAAACCGTTTCCAATCCCAAAGATTTACTTAAAGAACCTTACGTTTTAGAGTTTCTTGGACTTGACGAGAAATCAAAATATTCTGAAACCGATCTGGAATCGGCAATTATTGATAAGCTGGAACATTTTCTGCTAGAACTTGGAAAAGGGTTTCTTTTTGAGGCACGGCAAAAACGATTTACCTTTGATGAAGACCATTTTTTTGTTGATCTGGTTTTTTACAACCGGCTATTGCACTGCTATGTATTGATTGATCTCAAAATCGGCAAGCTAACCCATCAGAATATTGGACAGATGCAGATGTATGTCAATTATTTCGACAGGTTTGTAAAATCAGAAGATGAAAATCCTACTGTGGGAATTATTCTCTGCAAAAAAAAGCACGATGCTCTGGTGGAAATCACCTTACCCGTAAATGCCAATATTTTTGCCTCTGAGTATCAGCTTTATCTGCCGACCAAAGAAGAATTAAAGCAGAAACTGATGGATTGGGCGGAAGAATGA
- a CDS encoding FHA domain-containing protein: MGLFKICPCCGTRNSTEEMMCTYCLGDISHINPSDDSESVAKAEVQVPAAPASLVLIAADGSRISLGSGEIIGRSAKGAEIFQKDRQQGKTVSRKHARFSQESGGWTVTDLNSGNGTFLNDARLTSGEKKKLNAGDRLSFSSSSVEFTVKFEI, translated from the coding sequence ATGGGCTTGTTTAAAATCTGTCCCTGCTGCGGGACCAGGAATTCGACTGAAGAAATGATGTGCACTTACTGTCTGGGGGATATTTCCCACATCAACCCCTCGGACGATTCCGAGTCTGTGGCAAAGGCAGAAGTGCAGGTTCCCGCTGCTCCGGCTAGCCTGGTTCTGATTGCGGCAGACGGCAGCAGGATCAGCCTCGGTTCAGGCGAAATCATAGGCAGGAGCGCGAAAGGCGCTGAGATTTTCCAAAAGGACAGGCAGCAGGGCAAGACTGTTTCCAGAAAACACGCCAGATTCAGCCAGGAGTCAGGCGGCTGGACTGTGACTGACCTTAATTCAGGAAACGGGACATTTCTGAATGACGCCAGGCTCACTTCAGGAGAGAAGAAAAAACTTAATGCTGGAGACAGGCTGAGTTTTTCCTCTTCCTCAGTCGAATTCACTGTGAAATTCGAAATTTGA